From a region of the Trichoderma atroviride chromosome 6, complete sequence genome:
- a CDS encoding uncharacterized protein (EggNog:ENOG41), with protein MCPKCDWLDYDTEEELREHMTDEHNSCCVCNRCFTCPSGLKNHHLVHWIRTAECYSCHGSFASKSAVILHLEQGACESGVRLQHIDYCAKACHSAQWYLHAGGGYKCPTCDWRFRFMSALVQHVESDSCDEAMRWKNDPLAIFFRFIKTSIKR; from the exons ATGTGTCCCAAGTGCGATTGGCTGGACTATGACACGGAGGAAGAGCTCAGGGAGCATATGACGGATGAGCAcaacagctgctgcgtctgcaACAGATGCTTCACCTGCCCATCCGGTCTGAAAAAT CACCACCTCGTTCATTGGATCAGGACTGCCGAATGCTATTCGTGCCATGGCAGCTTTGCGTCCAAATCCGCCGTGATCCTGCACTTGGAACAAGGAGCCTGCGAGTCTGGCGTCAGGCTACAACACATCGACTACTGTGCAAAGGCTTGCCATTCTGCCCAGTGGTATCTTCACGCTGGCGGTGGCTACAAGTGCCCGACTTGTGACTGGCGTTTCAGGTTTATGAGTGCACTCGTGCAGCATGTGGAGAGCGACAGTTGTGACGAGGCCATGAGGTGGAAAAACGATCCTCTGGCGATATTCTTCCGGTTTATAAAAACATCAATTAAGCGATGA